The proteins below come from a single Gemmatimonadaceae bacterium genomic window:
- a CDS encoding ROK family protein: MAARVRKARRRILVIDIGGTNIKVAGSWRRTPVKIESGPELTPAKMVKKVRELTADWRYDVVTIGYPGPVRNGRPTKDPHNLRSGWRRSNFPKAFGKPVRLVNDAAMQALGSYEGGRMLFLGLGTGLGSAIVDNGRLQPLELAHLPYRNGKSYEDYLGTRGLEANGRKKWRHHVKVVCALLREGLQCDYVMLGGGNVSKLDRLPPHCRRGGNLRAVEGGIRMWDDA; this comes from the coding sequence ATGGCTGCACGTGTACGCAAGGCTCGCCGGCGCATCCTCGTGATCGACATCGGCGGGACCAACATCAAGGTTGCCGGTTCCTGGCGCCGCACCCCCGTCAAGATCGAGTCCGGGCCGGAACTCACGCCGGCCAAGATGGTGAAGAAGGTGCGCGAGCTGACGGCCGACTGGAGGTACGATGTGGTCACCATCGGCTATCCTGGCCCGGTTCGCAACGGGCGCCCCACGAAGGATCCGCACAACCTGCGGAGTGGATGGCGACGCTCGAACTTTCCCAAGGCATTCGGAAAGCCGGTGCGCCTGGTGAACGATGCCGCCATGCAGGCGCTGGGGAGCTACGAGGGAGGGCGCATGCTCTTCCTTGGCCTTGGCACCGGTCTCGGGAGCGCGATCGTGGATAACGGGCGGTTGCAGCCGTTGGAGTTGGCGCACCTTCCCTATCGCAACGGGAAGTCGTACGAGGACTACCTCGGGACGCGCGGCCTCGAGGCCAACGGGCGCAAGAAGTGGCGACACCACGTGAAGGTCGTGTGCGCCCTCCTGCGCGAGGGGCTGCAGTGCGACTACGTGATGCTGGGGGGCGGGAACGTGAGCAAGCTGGATAGGCTGCCGCCGCACTGCCGGCGCGGGGGAAACCTGCGCGCCGTGGAGGGTGGCATCCGGATGTGGGATGATGCGTGA